A DNA window from Ctenopharyngodon idella isolate HZGC_01 chromosome 10, HZGC01, whole genome shotgun sequence contains the following coding sequences:
- the LOC127521037 gene encoding alpha-2B adrenergic receptor: MTPQSTSSPGGENLSTCNSYSPEVTAVFATAMTLIMLFTIFGNIMVIIAVLTCRSLRGPQNLFLVSLAAADILVATLIIPFSLANELMGYWYFESFWCEIILALDVLFCTSSIIHLCAISLDRYLSISRPVQYATQRTPRRIKAAIVVVWLISAVISFPPLVSMNKTQEQKNGCGPECKLNEDVWYILYSSIGSFFAPCLIMILVYVRIYQIAKKHTRCPPGEQRKDGAGSVTSGGVVQSSKIQGGVDSVNDPNQAASRSEAINQPQAAVERRQRMKRSRRCKDNKEDSSSSGSDVEVVGGHNANGTTSNVGALERGHQTSSMTQPYQNVIATSKGSQLASSNMKLAGTPNTKRKAMIIREKRFTFVLAVVIGVFVVCWFPFFFTYSLQAICPKACKVPDALFTFFFWIGYCNSALNPLIYTIFNRDFRKAFKKILCKKCKDCSF; the protein is encoded by the coding sequence ATGACCCCTCAAAGCACCAGTAGCCCAGGAGGAGAAAATCTCAGTACATGCAATTCTTATTCCCCTGAAGTCACAGCTGTGTTTGCCACCGCAATGACTCTCATCATGCTCTTCACCATCTTTGGGAACATCATGGTGATCATCGCTGTCCTGACATGCCGCTCTTTGCGAGGACCTCAGAACCTTTTCCTGGTGTCTCTGGCTGCGGCAGACATCCTGGTGGCCACCTTGATCATCCCGTTCTCCCTGGCCAATGAGCTGATGGGCTACTGGTACTTCGAATCGTTTTGGTGCGAGATCATCTTGGCGCTGGATGTGCTCTTCTGCACGTCTTCCATCATACATCTGTGCGCCATCAGCCTGGACCGCTACCTGTCCATCTCCCGGCCAGTGCAGTACGCCACCCAACGCACCCCTCGCAGGATCAAGGCCGCCATCGTGGTTGTGTGGCTCATTTCCGCCGTCATCTCTTTCCCCCCACTGGTCTCCATGAATAAGACCCAGGAGCAGAAGAATGGGTGCGGCCCAGAGTGCAAACTCAACGAGGATGTATGGTACATCTTGTACTCCTCCATCGGGTCTTTCTTTGCCCCGTGCCTCATCATGATTCTGGTGTACGTTCGCATCTATCAGATTGCCAAAAAGCACACTCGATGTCCTCCAGGAGAGCAAAGAAAAGACGGCGCAGGCAGCGTCACGTCGGGAGGGGTGGTGCAGAGCAGCAAAATCCAGGGAGGTGTTGACTCTGTGAATGATCCCAATCAGGCTGCTTCCAGATCAGAAGCCATAAACCAGCCTCAGGCTGCAGTAGAACGTCGGCAGCGGATGAAACGCTCAAGGAGGTGCAAGGACAACAAAGAGGACAGCTCAAGCTCTGGCTCGGATGTCGAGGTAGTAGGGGGACATAATGCCAATGGGACAACCTCCAATGTGGGGGCGCTGGAGCGCGGACACCAGACTTCCTCAATGACCCAGCCTTACCAGAATGTCATCGCTACGTCTAAGGGCAGCCAGCTGGCCTCTTCCAACATGAAACTAGCAGGAACTCCGAACACCAAGAGAAAAGCCATGATCATCCGCGAGAAGCGTTTCACCTTTGTCCTCGCGGTCGTCATTGGGGTTTTTGTCGTCTGCTGGTTCCCGTTCTTCTTCACCTACAGCTTGCAGGCCATTTGTCCAAAGGCTTGTAAAGTGCCGGATGCACTTTTTACATTCTTCTTCTGGATCGGCTACTGCAACAGTGCCCTGAACCCGCTCATCTACACCATCTTTAACAGGGACTTCCGTAAAGCCTTCAAAAAGATTCTGTGTAAAAAGTGTAAGGACTGTTCTTTCTGA